The segment ACCATCGGCGACGGTTATTTTTATAGTATTATTTTCTGATAAAAAAGCCTGAATTTTTCCTCCGCTGGGGTCACCATCGGCGGAAGAGATTTTTAAAATTATTGAATTTAATGAATCTTTTTCTGGATCCACATCTATGTCATAGTAGTTTTCCACCTGATTTTCGCTGTTGTATAATGCTATTCTGAAGGTTCCTTTATTTATGGGGTAGTTAAATTTTCCCGTATTTTCGTTGAATTTATAAGATGGATTTATTACGCCGTTATTGGATGTAATTTGATCAAATCTTTTTAGCCCCTGCCCTATACTATGGAGTTGATTTGTGGAAACGATCAGTGAAGATGCCAGCTCGTCCAGTTGTGCAGTGTATTTACCTATGTAGCTGTCCCTTGTTTTTATCTCCCCATAAATTGCTCCACCTATTATCTTGTCTGTAATGTTTATCTGGGGCTTATCTATACCACCTGCACCCCAATAGATGTCAAAATGATCATTGTTGTTAGGGTTTTCCACTGCAAAAAGTTTATTTGATTCGGAAGAATCCACTATTGCTATTCCACCAATGAAAACTGAAATCTGGCCGTTACTTTGCTCAGATGATACAAAATTTACCTCTTTGCTCAAATCATCCAGAAGCTTATCTCTTTTATCTCTGAGGTCGTTGGCTATATTTCCACCTGATTCTGATTTGGCAACCTGATAGTTAAGGAAAGCTATATTTTTAGCTAAATCATTTATTTTTTCTATTTTATTTTTGATGTTCTGGTCATTCTGGCGTCTGATACCCTCCAGATTGTTGTAGCTTTCTCTTATTTTCATTGTGAGGGTGGTTGCTTTTTCGATTAAAGTCCTTCTTTTAACGTATGATTCATCTGAATTATCTGGTGCAGTATTTGATAGGTCAGACCAGGCATTGAAATATTCTTTGAGATTATCCCCAAGACCAGATCCTGATTCCAGTTCGTTAAAATAGATTTTTATATTATCCATTGATGTTCTTAAATTCTCCCAGTAGTTTAAAGAGCTTGTTTCATTTCTAAGTGTTTTTGCAAGGACATCGTCATATGTTCTTACTACAGCATCAAGTTTTGCTCCTCTTCCAAATGGTCCAGGACGAACGTTTAATGGGGACTCAGTGGTAATTATAACCCTTTGACGGGAATACCCTTCAGTGTTTAAATTGGCAATATTGTGGCCGGTCACATCTATCCCAGACTGTGCCACATAGAGCCCTGAAACCCCTGTATGTAAAATTCCAAATATGTTGGCCATACGCTTCTCCTAAGTTGGGTACAATCTTATCAAGCTGTTCTAACCACACCTTTAGGTTTTGTTTGGGTTGTACCAAAGCTGTCATAAGAGCTGCTACCAATCATGCCAATCTGCTCGAAGAAATCCCTTATGAGTTGTAAATTTGTATGATAAAGAATTTTTATCGCCATGTTTTCTGAGTATATTTTATTTGTTATATCAAGAATCTCTTTTCTCAAGCTTATTAGCTCATCTTTTATAGAACGATCTTCAATGGCATCCACCAGTTCACTCAGGGATGCATTTCTAAGACTAAGCTTTTTTTGAATATTTTTAGCTATTTTATCTCTTGATTCATCAAGTATTTTTTCTTTGTAAAGAAGAGTTTCTTTTTTCTTTACTGTCTCAAGGGTTTTATCTATTTGCCATTTTGAGATATAGCTTTTTTCCTCTTTTAAAAGTTCATAAATAGAGTGATAAAGCTCTATTTGTTGTTTAAGCACACCTATAAGGCTCTGGATTGTTTCCATAATTACCTCCGTAATATCAGTTTTAAGTTTTAACAGTGTTTAAAAGAGGTTGTTTATCGCAGCGCCTACAATCTTTTCCGCCACCTTTTTACCTGAAATGGTATAAGTGCCGGCTTCTATCTGATTGCGGATTTGGTCGACTATCTCTTTCCTTACATCAGGAGTCGATTTGACTCTGTCTATGAGAGAGGAGACCTGGGACTTAGCCACAGAAGATGATTTTTCTTTTAAACCATCGCCACTTTTAGTATTTTCAGAACTATTTTTCTTCATATTGGATATCTTATCGTATTGAGATATATATTTTTCATCTACTCTCATGACCGTCTCCTTCTACTTCTTAGACAACATATCGACCAAAATTTACACTACTTTAGGATATTTTTCAATATCTTTTCCGACCTCTTTAAACTTGTTCTAGCAACGTCTATGCCATAATACCGGGATAATTTTTCCCAGCTTTGTTTTTCAGATCCTGGTTATAGCTTTGGTTAATTGTTGCTTTAAGCTGGTTAAACAGGATATCTTTTAATCCACCTTTCGTACTTTTTGCTATTTCTTCGGAAAACTTTGAATCCAGCATTTCTGTAAAAACCTCTTCCCCAAAACTTCGCTTGATTATGCCATCGTTTGATACAGTTTTTCTGGCTGTTTTCATAACCATATCATAAAATAATGCCTCAAAATCTTCGCAGGCCTGTTTTAGTTGTTTTTCCCTATCCATGTTCATAAAATTTTTTATTTGTAACTTCTCTTTGTTGTTTGTAATGTATTGAGAATTGATGTTGTTCATAAGGTACCCCTTTATATTACTTCCAGATCACCCTGCAGAGCCCCAGCTGATTTTATTGCCTGCAGAATTGCGATAAGATCCCTTGGTGTTACTCCTATTGCATTGAGGCTTTTTACAAGGTCGCTTATTCTTACCCCCTCTGGTAATACCATAAGCTTTGCTTTGTCTTCTTCAACCTTTATATCGGTCTGTTTTGTGACAGTTGTTTCCCCTTTTGAAAGGGGATTTGGCTGACTCACCTGTTCGGTGCTGGTAATCTTTATCGTTAAATTGCCGTGGGACACTGCCACTGTATTTACCCTTACGTCTGAACCCATGACTATGGTGCCGGTTCTTTCATCAACTATAACTTTTGCAAAAGTTTCTGTTTCTATTTCAAGATTTAATACCGCATCCATAAATTCGTAAAATCTATCCTTGTATTCGTTTGGGATTTTGACCTCAATAGTTGTAGGGTTTACAATAGTTGCTGTGTCTTTAAATATTCTATTTATGACCTGTTTAGCCTTAACTACATTGGAGATACTTACATCTTTAAAGCTTACCCGCAGGATATCTTCTGTCATATTGAAATTTATCTCCTTCTCAATTATAGCTCCATTTGGAATTCTGCCGACAGTGGGGTGATTTTTTACTGCACCTGCTCCTGCCGCCTGAACGTTCATACCACCAACGGATATGGGGCCCTGTGCGGAAGCGTAAAATTGACCATTTGGGGCAGCAAGTGGGGTAAGGATCAGCGTTCCCCCTTCAAGGCTTTTGGCGTCACCAATGGAAGATACCACTACATCTACTTTAGTGCCAGGTTTTGCAAAAGGTGGGAGTTTAGCTGTGACTACCACTGCAGCGACATTTTTTACTTTTACCTTTTTCTTATCTACAGCAATGCCCATTCTATCTAACATGTTTGTAAGGGATTGGATGGTAAATTCAGTTCCTGATTTGTCTCCAGTACCATTTAATCCCACCACCAGTCCATATCCAACAAGCTGATTGTCCCTGATGCCATCTACTTTTGCTAAGTCTCTAATCTTTGTTCCGGCAAAACTGTTTATAGCTATCAAAAGTATTAAAATTATACACCTAACCATAAATTACCCCCAGATATTAAAATGGCCATACCCAATCTATTATGTTGCTCAACCACCCTTTTTTGTTGGAATCTGATATCACACCTTTACCGCTATAGCTAATCTGTGCATCAGCAATGGCAGTGGATAATACCTGATTGTCTGCATCTATATCTTTTTGTCTGATTATCCCTTTTACGGTGATTACCTGTTTTTCCTGATCAACAATGATCTCTCTTTGACCTTCTATCACAAGATTGCCGGAAGGTAATACATCCACAACCCTTGCTGCCATTGTGGCTTTTACCTGATCAGACTTCTGTTTTTTTCCCTGACCGGTGAAACTATTTTTTGTACTTTCTTTTACAGTTGGATCAAGTGGGTTGCCAGTTCCAAGGAAGTTTTTAACACCTAAATTTGTGGGTAATCCCAGAAGATTTGTAAGCCCCATATCGTATGATGAAGTCTTGGATGCAGATGTGCTGTTTGAATTGGTGGCTGATGATGATTCCACAATTTTTACTATGACTATATCACCTATGGTTCTGCCTTTGTAATCTAAAAATAGGGCGCTGCTATTTCCAATATCCGTCCATAGTGATGCGGTGGGGGCTTTTGGGGCAGTTCTTTTATGGTATTCTTCTATCTCTTTTTTATAGTCTGCTGTTGGGACATTTGTTTCCACTTTTGATGCACACCCGGAAAAGATTACAATGGAAGTAATTAAAAGTGATACCATCTTTATGTCTGTCAGCCTTAACTTTTTTTTCATACATGCCTCCGTAAAAACGTTTTTATTACTTTTTATCAAATGGGATGCCAATTTTTCCGGAAATAAATTACCTGTTTACATTTTTTGGAAAAAATATATATTATTATTTGTGATACCACCCTTATAAGGGGGGCGCTAAGGTTTCGACGGGGAAGCCGTAGGCGTGAAGGGCATGCCGAGTTCGGAATCTCGTAAAAATCCGGCTAAAGTAACTGCAAACGACGAATACGCTCTCGCTGCTGCTTAGTCAGCGACGCTCTCTGATGGTTTGCCTGTGACTGTCAGAAGGGCGCCAGAAAACAGGCTGGTCTGATATGACGCCTTTGAGTATCAGACGAGACTAAAAAGGCTTGCGAAGCTTAAGCCTGCCTGTGGGCTCTAAGCTTAGGACAACCAATCACAGGATAAGCATGTAGTCCTTTATGTCGAAAGTTCTTCGGACGCGGGTTCGATTCCCGCCGCCTCCATATTGTTTTATTTCCTGCGTAATGAGATTTTTAGATAAGCTGAAGAAGATATTGAATTGAACAGAATGAAAATAAAGAAAAGTTTACTCGTTTATTAGGGTTGCAAAGAATGTGGTGATGGCATTAAAAATCAGATAGACAAGTTTTTTAGATTGTTGTATAATATATCAAACTTATCAATGTTTAAAATATCGAAGCGTTCAAGATTAATGGTTGTACCTATTGTTTTATAAGAATTTTAAATAAGGAAGGAAAAATGAAGAAACTACCAATAGGTATATCAAGTTTAGAAAAGTTAATTGGAGAGAACTGCTACTACGTTGATAAAACCTATTTTGTAGAAAAACTTGTAAACTCAGGAAGTCAATTTTTCTTAAGCA is part of the Calditerrivibrio nitroreducens DSM 19672 genome and harbors:
- the flgK gene encoding flagellar hook-associated protein FlgK translates to MANIFGILHTGVSGLYVAQSGIDVTGHNIANLNTEGYSRQRVIITTESPLNVRPGPFGRGAKLDAVVRTYDDVLAKTLRNETSSLNYWENLRTSMDNIKIYFNELESGSGLGDNLKEYFNAWSDLSNTAPDNSDESYVKRRTLIEKATTLTMKIRESYNNLEGIRRQNDQNIKNKIEKINDLAKNIAFLNYQVAKSESGGNIANDLRDKRDKLLDDLSKEVNFVSSEQSNGQISVFIGGIAIVDSSESNKLFAVENPNNNDHFDIYWGAGGIDKPQINITDKIIGGAIYGEIKTRDSYIGKYTAQLDELASSLIVSTNQLHSIGQGLKRFDQITSNNGVINPSYKFNENTGKFNYPINKGTFRIALYNSENQVENYYDIDVDPEKDSLNSIILKISSADGDPSGGKIQAFLSENNTIKITVADGYTFTFKEDTSNFLVASGLNSFFKGTSAKDIDLSSLVKNDSGFIATSLTGEPGDNQNALNISNIKYKPLSNNVTIDEFYTTFVSLIGSDKAQVDTFYDTKKNVVQELKLKLDQIQGVSMDEEYTNMIKFQKAYEANARFITAVDQMIDKLINGTGLAGR
- a CDS encoding flagellar protein FlgN, producing METIQSLIGVLKQQIELYHSIYELLKEEKSYISKWQIDKTLETVKKKETLLYKEKILDESRDKIAKNIQKKLSLRNASLSELVDAIEDRSIKDELISLRKEILDITNKIYSENMAIKILYHTNLQLIRDFFEQIGMIGSSSYDSFGTTQTKPKGVVRTA
- the flgM gene encoding flagellar biosynthesis anti-sigma factor FlgM; amino-acid sequence: MRVDEKYISQYDKISNMKKNSSENTKSGDGLKEKSSSVAKSQVSSLIDRVKSTPDVRKEIVDQIRNQIEAGTYTISGKKVAEKIVGAAINNLF
- a CDS encoding rod-binding protein, encoding MNNINSQYITNNKEKLQIKNFMNMDREKQLKQACEDFEALFYDMVMKTARKTVSNDGIIKRSFGEEVFTEMLDSKFSEEIAKSTKGGLKDILFNQLKATINQSYNQDLKNKAGKNYPGIMA
- a CDS encoding flagellar basal body P-ring protein FlgI — encoded protein: MVRCIILILLIAINSFAGTKIRDLAKVDGIRDNQLVGYGLVVGLNGTGDKSGTEFTIQSLTNMLDRMGIAVDKKKVKVKNVAAVVVTAKLPPFAKPGTKVDVVVSSIGDAKSLEGGTLILTPLAAPNGQFYASAQGPISVGGMNVQAAGAGAVKNHPTVGRIPNGAIIEKEINFNMTEDILRVSFKDVSISNVVKAKQVINRIFKDTATIVNPTTIEVKIPNEYKDRFYEFMDAVLNLEIETETFAKVIVDERTGTIVMGSDVRVNTVAVSHGNLTIKITSTEQVSQPNPLSKGETTVTKQTDIKVEEDKAKLMVLPEGVRISDLVKSLNAIGVTPRDLIAILQAIKSAGALQGDLEVI
- a CDS encoding flagellar basal body L-ring protein FlgH, producing MKKKLRLTDIKMVSLLITSIVIFSGCASKVETNVPTADYKKEIEEYHKRTAPKAPTASLWTDIGNSSALFLDYKGRTIGDIVIVKIVESSSATNSNSTSASKTSSYDMGLTNLLGLPTNLGVKNFLGTGNPLDPTVKESTKNSFTGQGKKQKSDQVKATMAARVVDVLPSGNLVIEGQREIIVDQEKQVITVKGIIRQKDIDADNQVLSTAIADAQISYSGKGVISDSNKKGWLSNIIDWVWPF